One window from the genome of Bacillus rossius redtenbacheri isolate Brsri chromosome 12, Brsri_v3, whole genome shotgun sequence encodes:
- the LOC134537780 gene encoding facilitated trehalose transporter Tret1-like, which produces MDPIKMDVSTQEAMKWPQYLAGLLASLPMLCTGSVTSWTSPALAHLQRPGNGTEGLSAHEASWVGSMMPLGAIVGAVPAGFLADLLGRRLLLLLLAVPFLLGWVLVIVAGYSVPLLYTARFISGFAVGATTVAIPLYNEEISEVKIRGMLGCYLDFMITAGFLWCYVINAFVDYFWLTVLCAVQPAVFFLSFAWMPESPVHLLAKGRDDQAEEALRFFRGAKHVAGYDTRPEMQCMREFLKEGRTDEAGVESGSSRMGYIWECLFRRGPVSTTAKAMRIIFGLVIVAQTTGIQGVIYNTVDIFERGEGSLSPYLCNTLIAVIQFVLSLVTLMLVDRVGRKLFLYLSGAGMSISIALLALHFYLKNIDGLYVENFGWVPCISVTLFISTYASGFGPLPWLIMSEIVPTESKAWVGSICVFLSWSLQFIVTKLHIIMITELGDDVTYGLFCVLCVLSTVYVAVWLPETKNKTRAEIQTKLKGNQEMTKL; this is translated from the exons ATGGACCCTATCAAGATGGACGTGTCCACGCAAGAAGCCATGAAGTGGCCCCAGTACTTGGCGGGTCTTCTGg CGAGCCTGCCGATGCTGTGCACCGGCAGCGTCACCAGCTGGACCTCCCCCGCCCTCGCCCACCTGCAGAGGCCCGGCAACGGCACGGAGGGGCTGAGCGCCCACGAGGCCTCCTGGGTGGGCTCCATGATGCCCCTGGGCGCCATAGTGGGCGCGGTGCCCGCCGGCTTTCTCGCAGACCTGCTGGGCAggcggctgctgctgctgctgctggccgTCCCCTTCCTGCTGGGCTGGGTGCTCGTCATCGTGGCCGGCTACAGC GTTCCTCTACTGTACACGGCCCGTTTCATTTCGGGATTCGCAGTTGGCGCCACGACCGTCGCCATCCCGCTCTACAACGAGGAGATCTCCGAAGTGAAGATCCGGGGGATGCTGGGCTGCTACCTGGACTTCATGATCACGGCGGGATTCCTCTGGTGCTACGTCATCAACGCCTTCGTGGACTACTTCTGGCTGACCGTCCTGTGCGCCGTGCAGCCGGCCGTGTTCTTCCTGAGCTTCGCGTGGATGCCCGAGTCGCCGGTCCACCTGCTGGCCAAGGGGCGGGACGACCAGGCCGAGGAGGCGCTGCGGTTCTTCCGGGGGGCCAAGCACGTGGCCGGCTACGACACGCGGCCCGAGATGCAGTGCATGAGGGAGTTCCTCAAGGAGGGCAGGACGGACGAAGCAGGGGTCGAGTCCGGCAGCTCCAGGATGGGGTACATCTGGGAGTGCCTTTTCCGGCGCGGTCCCGTGTCCACCACCGCCAAGGCCATGCGGATCATCTTCGGCCTGGTGATCGTGGCCCAGACGACGGGCATCCAAGGCGTCATCTACAACACCGTCGACATCTTCGAGAGGGGCGAGGGCTCCCTGTCCCCGTACCTGTGCAACACGCTGATAGCCGTCATACAGTTCGTGCTGTCGCTGGTCACGCTGATGCTGGTGGACAGGGTCGGCAGAAAGCTGTTCCTCTACCTCTCGGGAGCCGGCATGTCCATTTCCATCGCGCTGCTGGCCCTGCACTTCTACTTGAAAAACATCGACGGCTTGTACGTGGAAAATTTCGGCTGGGTCCCGTGCATTTCGGTGACCCTTTTCATCTCGACGTACGCTTCAGGGTTCGGCCCGCTGCCCTGGCTCATCATGTCCGAGATCGTGCCCACCGAGTCCAAGGCATGGGTCGGCTCAATCTGCGTGTTCTTGAGTTGGTCACTGCAATTCATCGTTACAAAATTACACATTATAATGATAACTGAACTTGGAGATGATGTTACATACGGACTTttctgtgtgttgtgtgtgttgagCACGGTGTATGTGGCGGTGTGGTTGCCCGAGACTAAGAACAAGACTCGTGCAGAGATTCAGACGAAACTGAAAGGAAATCAGGAAATGACAAAACTTTGA